The genome window TGTGAGCCTTGAGCCACTTCTCGGCGTAGCCCTTGAACGTCACCCGGGCCGCGCGGGGGTCGATGTACTGGCCACGCGACATGTCGGAGGCCACGTTGGTGAGCCAGTTTTCGGCGAGCCGCTTCTGTCGGTCCGGGAAGGACTTCGACTTCTCGGTGCCGTCGGGGCCGACGTAGCGGGCGCGGTAGCGGAGTCCGAGCCCGTGGCGGTCGGTCTTCACTCGGATGGATTTGCCGTCGGCTGTGGTCTCGGTTTTGAACCAGCGGTCTTGGATGTGGCCGGCCAATGGGTGCTCCTGTGGGCATGCAGTAGGGGCACGACCTGTGTCGGTCGTGCCCCTACTGGTTGACGGGGTGTCAGGCGGCGGCGGTTTCTGTGTTGTTCTCGACCCAGGCGCGGACGGCGGTGGGGTCGTAGCGCAGGTACTTGCCGATGCGGATGGCGGGCGGGCCGACGCCCGTCTTGCGCCAGGTGTAGAGCGTCTCGATGCTCGGCAGGCTGAACATTTCGATGAGGTCTTCGGGGGTGAGGTAGCGGTCGGGGAGGCCGGCGCGCAGGGTGGTTCGCGGGTCGGTCTCGGGGGCACGTTTCGGGGCCACGATGCGACTCCTTGGCGGGAAGCTGGAGCTTCGAGCGGTGGGCGTTTCGGGGGCGCACCTGTCCAAGGTGCGGATTTCTGCGTCACGGCGTCACCAGCGTCACGCATGCCCCCTGAGCTGGGGTTTCGTGGTGACGCAGGGGTGTGGGGGTGCGTCATCTGTGACGCAGGCGTGCGTCACGGTGGCGCGCGCTGTGACGCAGGTGACGCAGGATGACGCAGCCGAAAGCGTTCTGCGTCACGCCTGTTACAGCAGCTCAGGGGCTGTTACGGGCCGTCTGGTGACGCTGTGACGCAGCGTTTCCTTTCTTAAGAAAAAAGAGAGGGTGGTTTCTGTTGTGGTGCGGTGCGTCTGAAGGCGTGAATGCGGAGCCGCGGAGCGGCACGTCTTTGGGCGGCAAGCCGCCGAACAGCAAGAGGAGCACGTCTGGCCGCGTGGCCGGAGGCGTGCTCCTCTTGCTTGTCGGACCGGCCGGTCAGAGCAGCGGGGATTGCTCGTGCGGCGACGGGACCGGGCGGCGGGTCATTTCGACGTAGCGGCCCTCCCTGGTGCGTCCCCAGTCGATGAGGACCCCTCGCGCGGCGAGGGTGGGCTGAAGGCGCTTGAGGCGGTCCGAGAGGACTTTGCCGGTGGTGGGCCACCCTTTAGGCAGGGGGCGGCAGTCGTCGCCGCTGTAGAGGCC of Streptomyces sp. NBC_01363 contains these proteins:
- a CDS encoding AlpA family transcriptional regulator — encoded protein: MAPKRAPETDPRTTLRAGLPDRYLTPEDLIEMFSLPSIETLYTWRKTGVGPPAIRIGKYLRYDPTAVRAWVENNTETAAA